The nucleotide sequence ACCAATAGGACTAAAAAGGGTGGGCCAAAAAGACAGATGACAGCGACAGAGAGTGGTAGTTTCAGCTTCAGCTTCAGCTTCAGCTTCATCTCCTATTCCTATAATATAATTATAAAGAGAGAGGCCTTCCCCTTGCTCTCAATTCGCATTAATCATGGGCAGATCTCCTTGCTGCGAGAAGGCGCACACCAACAAAGGAGCATGGACTAAGGATGAAGACCAGTTGCTCGTTGCCTACATCAAAGCCCATGGCGAAGGCTGCTGGAGATCTCTCCCTAAAGCTGCAGGTCTCCGTCCTTAATATCAATATCAGTGTTCTTTGCTTCTCCTTTACTGTCGCGCGATCGCTGAGTTCTTTGTTTTACATTTGAAGGTCTTCAAAGGTGCGGCAAGAGTTGTCGGCTCCGGTGGATAAACTACCTCCGGCCGGACCTCAAGCGCGGCAACTTCACCGAGGAAGAGGACGAGCTCATCATCAAACTCCACGGCGTGCTCGGTAACAAGTAGGCTGCAGTCCCTCTCCTCTGTTTAATTTGTCGGAACAGAGTGTATAAATTTACAGTTGGTTTTGTGTCCTCATGAATGAAGATGGTCAGTGATAGCCGGCCGATTACCCGGGagaaccgacaacgagatcaagAACTACTGGAACACCCACGTCAAGCGCAAGCTCATCGCTCGAGGGCTGGACCCCCGAACACACCTTCCGATCAACGGCGGTTCCGAACCCTCCTCCCTTTCGTCCGACCGGCGAATGGCCTTAGCGTTGTCCAAAGACGAGTCGTCGTCCGCAGAAGACAGGCAGAGCAGCGACCTCAACCTCAACCTCGCCATTAGCCTTCCTCGCGCCTCTCCCAAGTCCTCCTCCGCTTCGTCGGAGGATTTGCTTTCGGAAGCAGAGGCCGCTCCGGCGTCTGTTCACGCCCGAACTATTTGCTTCTGTTACCATCTCGGTTACCGAGCGAGCGAGGCCTGTAGCTGCCACACGAGTTACGGCGACAATTTTGGTTGCCTTTATCGGCCTCTCAGAGAAAGGCAGCAGACTACTTGAGTACTTCTTGTGCTCAGATCAGATTTCTCAACTTTGTTTGTTTCTATAGTAAAATTAAATGTTTTTCATCAATACTTTCGTGTACATTTATCTGTATCAGTTGTACTGATTAAGGTCTCGATGTGCGTCGTCTGCAAAGGAGAAGCTCCCTGAGCAATTTCCCCTGCTCGGCAAGGACAGATTATTTAAGGTGATAAGCATTGGTTGTCAAGCAAGTCGATAAGATTATTTAATTCATTTATTCACACTTAATCTATCTCGCAGTCATCATATTTCATGGAGATGTAAACTAgcagtttaaattaaaatttctttcatcGAAAAAAGCAATGAcaatttttaaatcattaataacataGATTAGCTTAAAGTTGTTGTCAAAGAACATCGTGACGTACAAGTACCAACTACATTCTCATTGGGAATGTGTTAGATTACTATGGCCTGACTTGACTGTAAACTG is from Zingiber officinale cultivar Zhangliang chromosome 7B, Zo_v1.1, whole genome shotgun sequence and encodes:
- the LOC122003478 gene encoding myb-related protein 308-like translates to MGRSPCCEKAHTNKGAWTKDEDQLLVAYIKAHGEGCWRSLPKAAGLQRCGKSCRLRWINYLRPDLKRGNFTEEEDELIIKLHGVLGNKWSVIAGRLPGRTDNEIKNYWNTHVKRKLIARGLDPRTHLPINGGSEPSSLSSDRRMALALSKDESSSAEDRQSSDLNLNLAISLPRASPKSSSASSEDLLSEAEAAPASVHARTICFCYHLGYRASEACSCHTSYGDNFGCLYRPLRERQQTT